A genome region from Musa acuminata AAA Group cultivar baxijiao chromosome BXJ3-5, Cavendish_Baxijiao_AAA, whole genome shotgun sequence includes the following:
- the LOC135638523 gene encoding phospholipase A1-Igamma1, chloroplastic-like yields the protein MALSSSSPIGHHASHRTAAAAVAAATLRERHASSLINIPSTLSSLLHLHHERKPDDDSGGLPLPAIGRNTPTVSPKEDIFSLFPEIHGHADWSPLLNPLHPWLRREIIKYGEFAQATYDAFDFNPLSKFCGSCLYGRHRLLDKLGLARNGYRVSKYVYAMSHVKLPRWLERSLHADAWSTESNWIGYVAVSDDAESRRIGCRDIVVAWRGTIAPTEWFKDVQGKLEPLGDARADVMVEHGFLGVYTSKSDRSRYNKTSASEQVIEEIERLVSHYRQRGEEVSLTITGHSLGGALALLNAHEAASTIPDLPISVISFGGPRVGNVAFGEKLKEMNVKVLRVVVKQDMVPKVPGILFNEGLKRFEHVTGTLEWVYTHVGLELGLDVRSSPYLKHGLDVAGFHKLETYLHLVDGFLSSDKEFRQNARRDVALVNKTSGMLRDELHIPPRWAQVANKGMVRNAYGRWVKPAREPEDIPSPYREEAQL from the coding sequence ATGGCCTTGTCCTCTTCCTCGCCCATTGGCCACCACGCCTCTCACCGCACCGCCGCCGCGGCCGTCGCAGCGGCGACGCTCCGAGAACGACACGCTAGCTCTTTGATCAACATCCCGTccactctctctagtctcctccaCCTTCACCACGAAAGGAAGCCCGACGACGACAGCGGCGGCCTCCCACTCCCCGCCATCGGCCGCAACACCCCTACTGTCTCCCCGAAGGAGGACATCTTCTCCCTCTTCCCGGAGATCCATGGCCACGCCGACTGGTCTCCCCTTCTCAACCCCCTCCACCCCTGGCTCCGTCGCGAGATCATCAAGTACGGCGAGTTCGCGCAGGCGACCTATGACGCCTTCGACTTCAACCCACTCTCAAAGTTCTGCGGCAGCTGCCTCTACGGCCGCCACCGGCTCCTCGACAAGCTCGGCCTCGCCAGGAACGGCTACCGCGTGTCCAAGTACGTCTACGCCATGTCCCACGTCAAACTCCCACGCTGGCTCGAGCGCTCCCTCCACGCCGACGCCTGGTCCACGGAGTCGAACTGGATAGGCTACGTGGCCGTCAGCGACGACGCGGAGTCCCGCCGCATCGGCTGCCGCGACATCGTCGTCGCCTGGCGCGGCACCATCGCGCCCACCGAGTGGTTCAAGGACGTGCAGGGCAAGCTGGAGCCGCTCGGGGACGCCCGCGCCGACGTCATGGTCGAGCACGGCTTCCTCGGCGTGTACACCTCCAAGAGCGACCGGTCGCGCTACAACAAGACGAGCGCGTCGGAGCAGGTGATCGAGGAGATCGAGAGGCTAGTAAGCCACTACAGGCAAAGAGGCGAGGAGGTCAGCCTGACCATCACCGGCCACAGCCTGGGCGGCGCGCTGGCTCTGCTCAACGCCCACGAGGCGGCGTCGACCATCCCGGACCTTCCGATCAGCGTGATATCCTTCGGCGGGCCGCGCGTCGGCAACGTCGCCTTCGGAGAGAAGCTGAAGGAGATGAACGTGAAGGTTCTGCGGGTGGTGGTGAAGCAAGACATGGTGCCGAAGGTGCCTGGCATCCTGTTCAACGAGGGGCTGAAGAGGTTCGAGCACGTCACTGGAACCCTGGAGTGGGTGTACACGCACGTCGGCCTCGAGCTCGGCCTCGACGTCAGGTCGTCGCCCTACCTGAAGCACGGCCTCGACGTCGCCGGATTCCACAAACTGGAGACCTACCTGCACCTGGTGGACGGGTTCCTCAGTTCCGACAAGGAGTTCCGGCAGAACGCGAGGAGGGACGTGGCGCTGGTGAACAAGACCAGTGGAATGCTGAGAGATGAGCTGCACATACCACCACGCTGGGCTCAGGTGGCCAACAAGGGCATGGTGCGCAATGCTTACGGCAGATGGGTCAAGCCTGCAAGAGAGCCAGAAGACATCCCTTCGCCTTATAGAGAAGAAGCACAGCTTTAG
- the LOC135639121 gene encoding protein kinase PINOID-like: MLGSPLDSDGEIVQEALNSMSSGGGSCDERRSSFSRVSYDAASMAALELSFGDLNCGTFASKPHRSLDPAWAAIRSRTSAGGARPSDLGHRDFELVRRIGRGNMGTVYLCRLRGEASQCMYAMKVMDKLALAKKKKKLESAATERRILRVLDHPFLPTLYAAFDKPPRYSCLVMEYCSGGDLHTLRLRQPHLRFSVSATRFYAAEVLLALEYLHMLGIVYRDLKPENILIRADGHIMLTDFDLSLVSTASPTLEPLTAGEQAAELHHHHRVGPSCLPFRARRLFRRILKPDRRFVAEPVVARSSSFVGTHEYVAPEVAGGGSHGSAVDWWAYGVLLYELLYGRTPFAGETHKATLRNIVTEPLVFPPPSSPSSRSSDSAARDLIAHLLDKDPEARLGSRRGAADVKEHAFFRGLNFALMRSHRPPTVPVRHGPNST, encoded by the exons ATGTTGGGCTCGCCGCTGGATTCCGATGGCGAGATCGTCCAGGAAGCGTTGAACTCTatgagcagcggcggcggcagctgTGACGAACGCCGCAGTAGCTTCTCCCGCGTCTCCTACGACGCCGCGTCCATGGCGGCACTCGAACTCTCCTTCGGGGACCTCAACTGCGGCACCTTCGCCTCCAAGCCCCATCGGTCGTTGGACCCCGCCTGGGCGGCCATTCGATCGCGTACCTCCGCCGGTGGAGCCCGCCCCTCGGACCTCGGCCACCGGGACTTCGAGCTCGTTCGCCGTATCGGAAGGGGCAACATGGGCACCGTCTACCTGTGCCGCCTCCGCGGGGAAGCCTCGCAGTGCATGTACGCTATGAAGGTGATGGACAAGCTGGCGCtggctaagaagaagaagaagctggagAGTGCAGCGACAGAGAGGAGGATCCTGCGTGTCCTCGACCACCCCTTCCTCCCCACCCTCTACGCCGCCTTCGACAAGCCCCCACGTTACTCCTGTCTGGTGATGGAGTACTGCAGCGGCGGCGACCTCCACACCCTCCGCCTCCGCCAGCCCCACCTCCGCTTCTCGGTTTCCGCCACCAG GTTCTACGCGGCGGAGGTGCTGCTCGCGCTGGAGTACCTCCACATGCTCGGCATCGTCTACCGCGACCTCAAGCCTGAGAACATCCTCATCCGAGCCGACGGCCACATCATGCTCACCGACTTCGACCTCTCCCTCGTGTCCACCGCCTCCCCGACCCTAGAGCCCCTCACCGCCGGCGAACAGGCCGCCGAACTTCACCACCATCACCGCGTCGGGCCCTCCTGCCTCCCCTTCCGGGCACGGCGGTTGTTCCGCCGTATCTTGAAGCCGGACCGGAGGTTTGTGGCGGAGCCGGTGGTCGCCCGGTCGAGCTCCTTCGTCGGCACCCACGAGTACGTCGCGCCGGAGGTCGCAGGCGGCGGTTCCCACGGCAGCGCCGTCGACTGGTGGGCCTACGGCGTCCTCCTCTACGAGCTGCTCTACGGCCGCACCCCCTTCGCGGGGGAGACCCACAAGGCCACGCTCCGCAACATCGTGACGGAGCCCCTGGTCTTCCCTCCGCCCTCGAGCCCCTCGTCCAGGTCGTCGGATTCGGCCGCGAGGGACCTGATCGCTCACCTGCTCGACAAGGACCCGGAGGCGCGGCTCGGTTCGCGACGGGGCGCGGCCGACGTCAAAGAGCACGCCTTCTTCAGGGGCCTAAACTTCGCCCTCATGCGCTCCCACCGGCCCCCGACGGTCCCGGTTCGACACGGTCCAAACAGCACCTGA
- the LOC103983533 gene encoding phospholipase A1-Igamma1, chloroplastic → MALSSSSAIRHHSFSLFATTHSSLVPHASHRTASSIVEAAPLRERRASPLINIPATLSSLLHLHLERKPDDRSVGLPPPAVGRNNPTVSPKEDIASLFPEIHGYADWSPLLNPLHPWLRREIIKYGEFAQATYDAFDFNPLSEFCGSCLYGRHRLLDKLGLARNGYRVSKNVYAMSHVELPRWLERSLHADAWCTESNWMGYVAVSDDAESRRIGCRDIVVAWRGTIAPTEWFEDVQGKLVPFGDAHANVKVEHGFLGVYTSKSDRTRYNKTSASEQVMEEIKRLVSHYRQRGEEVSLTITGHSLGGALALLNAYESAATIPDLPISVISFGGPRVGNVAFGEKLKEMNVKVLRVVVKQDMVPKMPGILFNEGLKRFEHVTGTLEWVYTHVGLELGLDVRSSPYLKHGLDVAGFHNLETYLHLVDGFLSSDKEFRGNARRDVALVNKASGMLRDELHIPPCWAQMANKGMVCNAYGRWVKPAREPEDIPSPYREEAQLGFCASRM, encoded by the coding sequence ATGGCCTTGTCCTCTTCCTCGGCCATCCGCCACCACTCTTTCTCCCTCTTTGCCACCACTCACTCCTCGCTCGTGCCCCACGCCTCTCATCGCACCGCTTCTTCCATCGTCGAAGCGGCACCGCTCCGAGAACGACGCGCTAGCCCTTTGATCAATATCCCGGCCACTCTCTCTAGCCTCCTCCACCTTCACCTCGAAAGGAAGCCCGACGACCGCAGCGTCGGCCTCCCACCCCCCGCCGTCGGCCGCAACAACCCTACTGTCTCCCCGAAGGAGGACATCGCCTCCCTCTTCCCGGAGATCCACGGCTACGCCGACTGGTCTCCCCTTCTCAACCCCCTCCACCCCTGGCTCCGTCGCGAGATCATCAAGTACGGCGAGTTCGCGCAGGCGACCTATGACGCCTTCGACTTCAACCCCCTCTCGGAGTTCTGCGGCAGCTGCCTCTACGGCCGCCACCGGCTCCTCGACAAGCTCGGCCTCGCCAGGAACGGCTACCGCGTGTCCAAGAACGTCTACGCCATGTCCCACGTCGAACTCCCCCGCTGGCTCGAGCGCTCCCTCCACGCCGACGCCTGGTGCACGGAGTCGAACTGGATGGGCTACGTGGCCGTCAGCGACGACGCGGAGTCCCGCCGCATCGGCTGCCGCGACATCGTCGTCGCCTGGCGCGGTACCATCGCGCCCACCGAGTGGTTCGAGGACGTGCAGGGCAAGCTGGTGCCGTTCGGGGACGCCCACGCCAACGTCAAGGTCGAGCACGGCTTCCTCGGCGTGTACACCTCCAAGAGCGACCGGACGCGCTACAACAAGACGAGCGCTTCGGAGCAGGTGATGGAGGAGATCAAGAGGCTAGTAAGCCACTACAGGCAAAGAGGCGAGGAGGTCAGCCTGACCATCACCGGCCACAGCCTGGGCGGCGCGCTGGCTCTGCTCAATGCCTACGAGTCGGCGGCCACCATCCCGGACCTTCCGATCAGCGTGATATCCTTCGGCGGGCCGCGCGTCGGCAACGTCGCCTTCGGGGAGAAGCTGAAGGAGATGAACGTGAAAGTTCTGCGGGTGGTGGTGAAGCAAGACATGGTGCCGAAGATGCCCGGCATCCTGTTCAACGAGGGGCTGAAGAGGTTCGAGCACGTCACCGGAACCCTGGAGTGGGTGTACACGCACGTCGGCCTCGAGCTCGGCCTCGACGTCAGGTCGTCCCCCTACCTGAAGCACGGCCTCGACGTCGCCGGATTCCACAACCTGGAGACCTACCTGCACCTCGTGGACGGGTTCCTCAGCTCCGACAAGGAGTTCCGGGGGAACGCAAGGAGGGACGTGGCGCTGGTGAACAAGGCCAGTGGAATGCTGCGAGATGAGTTGCACATACCACCTTGCTGGGCTCAGATGGCCAACAAGGGCATGGTGTGCAATGCTTACGGCAGATGGGTGAAGCCTGCAAGGGAGCCAGAGGACATCCCTTCGCCTTATAGAGAAGAAGCACAACTTGGATTCTGTGCATCACGCATGTAG